From Candidatus Margulisiibacteriota bacterium:
GCAGCGTCGAAGCAGGCGGCGTTTTCAGGACAAAAGTAAAAGACCTGTCCTCATATATGGATATCTCCACAGGGATGGTCATGTCCCCTTTGTCCTGGGTCTGGGCATTGTAGGCCTTGCAAAACTCCATAATGTTGACGCCGTGCTGCCCCAGGGCAGGGCCTATCGGAGGCGCCGGATTGGCTTTGCCCGCCTGTATCTGGAGTTTTACCTTTGTCTTAAGAGCTTTTGCCATTGTTATATTATTTTTTCCACCCGGTCAAAGTCGACCTCGACCGAAGTGTCCCTTCCAAAGATGTTTATCATTACCTTCAATTTTGATTTGCCCGCGTTTATTTCTGAAACCGAACCCGTATATCCCCTGAATGAGCCGCTGATTATCCTGATCGGCTCACCAACTTCGAACTCAACCGTGATCTCTTTTTCCTTAATGCCTATCTGTTTAAGCACCCTTTGCATTTCCCTGTCAG
This genomic window contains:
- the rplK gene encoding 50S ribosomal protein L11, which encodes MAKALKTKVKLQIQAGKANPAPPIGPALGQHGVNIMEFCKAYNAQTQDKGDMTIPVEISIYEDRSFTFVLKTPPASTLLTKAAGVEKGSGEPNRNKVGSVTKKQVEEIAQIKLPDLNARDIKAASRIIEGTARNMGIEIKG